GGCTGCGTATTCACTTCAAGCCAGATAACTTCGCCATCTTCTGAGAAGCGGTCGTCGTAACGAAAGTCTGAACGGCTTACGCCACGGCACCCGATCGCCCGATGCGCCATAACCGCCAGTGTTTGAATTTTTTGGTAAATTTTTGGTGAAATTTCTGCCGGAATGACATGCTTTGAGCCACCGGCTGCGTATTTAGCGTCATAATCATAGAAATTGTGACCCAGCGGCACCACTTCCGTCACACCTAGCGCCTCGCCGTCGAGCACGCCGCAGGTCAGTTCGCGACCATGGATGTAACGCTCGACCATGACGTGATCGCCGTAACGCCATTCGGACGAGGTAAGGATTTGCGGCGGATGCGACTGGTCTTCCTTGACGATCACCACACCGAAGCTCGAGCCTTCGCGCACCGGCTTCACGACGTAGGGCGGCGCAAGCGGATGTTCGCTGGTGAATTCGAACCGGTTCATGACGCGTTCGTCAGCCACCGGAATGCCAGCAGCCGCAGCCACTTTCTTGGCCTGCGCCTTGTCCATGGCAAGTGCAGAAGCGAGCACGCCGGAATGGGTATAGGGAATGGCGAGATATTCGAGAATGCCCTGAATGGTGCCGTCTTCGCCGAAGGGGCCATGCAGCGCATTGAAGGCGACATCCGGGCGCAGCTCGCCGAGTACGGCGGCGATATCGCGCCCCACATCGACCCGGGTGACCTTGTACCCCTCGCCCTCAAGGGCGAGCGCGCAAGCGTTCCCGGACGAGAGGCTGACCGGCCGCTCCGACGAAAACCCACCCAAAAGAACAGCTACGTGCTTGCCGCCCATCGATACCTCTGACACCAAATCTCCGCTACGAACCGCACCGGAACCAACCGAATTTGACGAACGGTGATTCTGGCACATGATCCTTGAGATCAGTTAAACGCCATTAAGGTTAATGAATCGTTTACTTTCGTTAACCGCCGCGCCCAACATGCCAGTTCCATTAAAGAATCAGCATCGATCCGAATTACCTCCTTGGAATCAGAGAGTTGGACGGATTGCAACATGCAGGTTTTCAATGATCGGAAATACAACGAGGGTGCCGCACACTTCTATCCCTGATAAAGACAAGGCGAAAACGTTAACGGATGACGCTTTTCCCCAGCGAAAATTATCTGACGTTTCAGCATTTTAAATCCGTCGCCTGAATCAGTCTCTCAATCTTGAGACTGCGTCCTCGCACACGCTGCGGTCCCTGTCGTACCAGCCGATCACATTGTCCGCATTATTTCTTTTTTAGCATTCCAAAAGAACAAAAATTGCGTTAACGCAGTCAATGCCTCCCAAGGCATGACATGCAATCATCCAAAAATGGGACCAAAACCATGACTGACGCGATATCTCCGGTATCGCCGACAGCTGGCAATTCGAACGTTGTAAAGACAAATTCGCCTGCACGAGTTCTCACTGCCAGCCTGGTCGGCACGACCATCGAGTTTTTCGATTTTTACGTTTACGCCACGGCCGCAGTGCTCGTGTTTCCGACATTGTTCTTCCCGAACAATGATCCGATGACGGCACTTCTGGCATCCTTCGCCACCTTCTCCATCGCCTTTTTCGCCCGCCCGCTCGGCGCCGTCGTTTTCGGCCATTATGGTGACCGCGTCGGCCGTAAAGCTACGCTTGTCGCCGCTCTGCTGACCATGGGCGTATCGACGGTCGTGATCGGCCTTCTGCCGTCCTATGAGACAGCCGGTGTTCTGGCACCTCTGTTGCTGGCGCTTTGCCGCTTCGGTCAGGGCTTCGGTCTTGGCGGAGAATGGGGCGGCGCGGTCCTGCTGGCCACGGAAAACGCTCCTCCCGGCAAGCGCAGCTGGTACGGGATGTTTCCGCAGCTCGGCGCGCCCGTCGGTCTGTTCCTCTCCTCCGGCGTCTTCTGGATCTTGCTGCACTTCATGTCGCAGGAAGCGCTTCTGAGCTGGGGCTGGCGCATTCCCTTCGTCGCTTCAATCATCCTGATCGCGGTTGGCATGTGGGTTCGTCTGTCGATCACCGAAACGCCTGCGTTCCAGAAGGCAATCGAAAAGGAAGAACGTGTTGCCGTGCCGGTCGTGGAACTGTTCCGCAACCACAAGCGCAGCCTCGCGCTCGGCACTTTCGTGGCGCTGGCTACCTTCGTGCTGTTCTATATCGGTACCGCCTATCTGCTGTCCTACAACGTCAAGGTTCTGAAAATCCCGTTCCTCGACGCACTTGAAGTGCAGATCATGGGCTCCATCGTTTTCGGCATCTTCATCCCGATCGCCGGCAAGCTCGCTGAGCGCTTCGGCCGTCGCGAAATCCTGATCCTGACGACGGTGCTGATCGGCCTGTTCTCGTTCCTGCTGCCTACCCTGATGACAGGCGGCGAAGGTTCGATCTTCATCTTCGCGGCTCTTGCGATGACGCTGATGGGCATGACCTACGGCCTGATCGGAACGGCGCTTGCCGCCCCCTTCCCGACAAGGGTGCGCTACACCGGCTCGTCCATCACCTTCAACATGGCAGGCATCTTCGGCGCATCGCTGGCACCCTACATCGCCACATGGCTGCAGGTGAATTACGGCATGGGATATGTCGGATATTACCTCTGCGTATCCGCCCTCATCACGCTCGCCTGCATTCTTCTGTCCCGCAAGGATGAAGTCTGAGCGACAGGCCACTAAAAGATCGAGGCCGCGAAATCACCTTTCGCGGCCTTTTTTCGTCTGTGATGATCCTCAAGCGATAATTTGACGGCCACCTTTCGCGCCCGACGAACAGATGCGATTACGCCCGCCACGTTTCGCCTCGTAGAGCGCCATATCCGCATTGTGCATGACCTTCTCGAAAATCTCCCTGTTCCCGCGCAAGGCCACACCTATCGAGATGGTGGTACTGATCTGCAAATCCTGAAAATGAACCGTTGTCGTCGCGATCTTCTCACGGACGCCTTCGCACTGTTCCAGGAACCGGTCCGGGGCAAGGGTGTGGACGACGACAAACTCTTCACCGCCCATCCGCGCCACATGAGCGGCTTCATCGAAACCTTCCCGAATTGTCTTGGCGACACTGGAGATAACCATGTCACCAGCCAAATGGCCGTAGCTGTCATTCACGGACTTAAAATGATCAATGTCGATAAATGCGACGCAATACGGCGTGCTCAGGTGAACGCAATTCGAATAAAGACCTAGCCGGTTGTGAAGACCTGTCAGAGCATCAGTCTGGCTGAGCTGGGCAAAACGCTCGTGTGACTGGATCAGTAACTGCATCTGCCTCGCATTGAGCCAGCAAATTAAAAAACCGACGGTGAAAGAGATTGTCGTACTAAGGACCAGGCCGATTGTGAGCCCATTGCTCAAGTCCGAGACCAGGTCCAACTGCGCCATCGTCAGGATCGCAACGACACAGATAACGGCGGCTATGGAAGCGATCAGGCAAGCCAATCGAAATGATGACTGTACCGGGTCAAGCCGACGCCATCCATCCGGTGTCGCCACGGTGAATGTCGTTATCGCGACGAGTTCGCTTAAAAAACGTGAGAAGTGTCCGCTTACGCGATCGGCAATGAAAATGCTCATAAATATCACCCAAGCAGTAGAGTGGCGCAACGCTGCCTCTCCCGTAATCTAAATACTGCTTATAGATAAAAACTATTGATCGACCGTTACCCTTCGCCAAGGATGATATGAAACAAAAACTCCTGGCCGCTTGGTGCTGCCAGGAGAGATATGAAACGGCTAACGCAGTTGCTCATGGCAATCGCGAGGCATCGCAATTTTCAGGCGCCGAGGAAGGGCTCCACTTCGCGACCCGGCATGAATAGCCCAAGCCGTTTGATTTCCCACTCCAGCCGAATGCCCGACTTCTCGAACACGCGCTTGCGAATGGTCTCGCCCAGATATTCCAGATCGTAACCGGTCGCATGGCCAGTATTGATCATGAAATTGCAATGCAGCGATGACATCTGCGCACCGCCGATGACCAGACCGCGACCGCCCGCTTCGTCGATCAGCTCCCAGGCGGAATGACCTTCGGGGTTCTTGAAGGTCGATCCACCGGTCTGTTCACGGATCGGCTGCACGGTTTCGCGGTGGTGACGCACGGCGTCCATATCGGCGCGGATCTTCGCGCGGTCTTCCGGATAACCCTCAAACAGGGCGCCGGTGAAGATAAGACCAGCATCGGCGCCGGAGTGGCGATAGCTGTAATCCATATCGGCATTGGAGAGCACATGCTGGTTGCCCTGACGGTCCACCGCATAAACCTCCACGACACGCTCACGCGTTTCACCGCCGTTGGCGCCCGCATTCATGCGCAGAGCGCCGCCGATGGAGCCGGGAATACCGTAATAGAAATGGAAACCGCCAATGCCATTATCCATGGCCATCGCGGCAATATGCTTGTCCGGGCAGATCGCGCCTGCCTTGATGCGGTTTTCACCCGAAAGCTCCACCGAGCCGAAACCTTTGGCGGAAAGACGGACGACGACACCTGGAATGCCGCCATCGCGCACCAGAAGGTTCGAGCCGACACCGACCACGGTCAACGGCACGTCCTCCGGCAGGATTTTCAGGAATGTAACCAGATCGTCGGTATCGTGCGGCTGGAACATGACTTCCGCAAGACCGCCGGCTCTGAACCACGTCACGCGGTCCATGGGCGCATCCGGTGTCAGACGTCCCCGCAATTCCTTTACCCCGTCGCCGAGCCTCCCCAGCAATTTAACCCCATCGACCTGTCTCATTCAGACTTTCCTGATATGCTCTTCAATTCCGAAGGCAGCGCTGCCGCCCATTGCGTGATATTTCCGGCCCCCAAGAGAACCACGAAATCGCCCGGATTCGCAATGCCTGCAACCATTGACGCGAGATCTTCCCGTTTTTCGAGAAAACGGGCATCGCGATGGCCGGCAGCCTTGATTGCGGAGACCAGCGCTTCCGAGCTTGCGCCCTCGATCGGATCTTCGCCCGCTGCATAGACCGGAGCAAGAATAATCGTATCGGCATCGTTAAAACAATGCGCGAAATCATCGAACAGGCTGGAAAGGCGGCTGTAGCGGTGCGGCTGGTGCACGGCGATGATGCGGCCCTTGCAGGCTTCGCGCGCAGCCGCGAGCACAGCCTTGATCTCAACCGGATGGTGACCGTAATCGTCGAAGACCTGCACGCCATTGGCTTCGCCCGTCAGCGTGAAACGACGCTTGACGCCGGCAAAGGAGGCGAGGCCCTTCTTGATGTCCGCTTCCGAAATACCGAGACGATTGGCGACGGCAATCGCAGCCGTTGCGTTCGAAACATTGTGGCGACCGGGCATCGGCAGGACGAGGTCCGTGAAGGAGAATATCTTGCCGGTGCGGCGCCGGCGAATTTCCACATCGAAGATAGACCGCGTGCCATCGATGCGCACATTCGAAAACCGCACGTCGGCCTGTGGGTTCTCACCATAGGTGATGACCTTACGGTCTTCGATACGCCCAACCAGAGCCTGCACCTCGGGATGGTCGAGACACATGACGCCGAAGCCGTAGAACGGAACATTCTCCACGAATTGCCGGAAAGCAGCGCGCACGGCGTCGAAATTGCCGTAGTGGTCAAGATGTTCCGGGTCGATATTGGTGATCACGGCCACATCGGCCGGAAGCTTCAGGAATGTGCCATCGGATTCATCGGCCTCCACCACCATCCACTCGCCCTCGCCCATGCGGGCGTTGGTGCCATAGGCATTGATGATGCCGCCGTTGATCACGGTCGGGTCGAGATTGCCGGCTTCCAGCAGGGTCGCGACCATCGAGGTCGTCGTGGTCTTGCCGTGCGTGCCACCGATGGCAATGGCGTTGCGGAAACGCATGAGTTCAGCCAGCATTTCGGCACGGCGAACGATCGGCAGGTGTTTTTCCCGCGCGGCGATCAGCTCCGGATTGTTCTTCTTGATCGCGGTGGAAACGACCACGACCTCGGCATCACCGAGATTATCCGCCGTGTGGCCGACGAAGACCTCGATGCCCTTGTCGCGCAGGCGCTGCACATTGGCGCTGTCGGCCTGGTCGGAGCCCTGTACGCGATGACCGAGATTGTGAAGCACTTCGGCAATGCCGCTCATGCCGATCCCGCCTATGCCGATGAAATGGACAAGGCCTATGGCTTTCGGCATCTTCATGCCTCAACTCCTTCAATGTTCTTCTTGAATTCCTGTACGGACTTTCCGCTCGCAATCGCCTCGACCAGATCGGCCAGTACATCCGCCGCATGCGGTTTTCCTGTCGCCTTGGCCGCCGCCGCCGTTGCGGACAACCGATCCGGCTCGGACAGCGCCGAGGAGAGAAGGCCGGAGAGCTTCTGCGGCGACAGTTCCGCCTGCTTGATAACGCTTGCACCGCCGGCTGCCGAAAGCGCTGCCGCATTGGCCGCCTGATCGTGATCCAGCGCATGCGGATAAGGCACGAGGATCGAGGGTCGGCCGATGACCGAAAGCTCCGATACCGTCGATGCACCCGAACGGCTGATGACCAGATCGGCCTCACCGATGCGCGAGGCCATGTCGCCGAAGAAAGGCGAGACATCCGCCTTCACGCCCAGCTTCTGATACGAGGAGATCACACTGTCCTTGTCTTCTGGGCGCGCCTGCTGGGTCACGACGATGCGCTTGCGCTGCTCGTCCTTCAACAGGCAGATCGCCGCCGGAACGGCGCTTGAAAAGAACTGCGCTCCCTGGCTGCCGCCAAAAACCACGAGCTGGAACGTCTCGCCGGTCTGCGAAGGCGTATAGGGTATCTCTGACGCCGCCAGCACCGCCGGGCGCACGGGATTGCCGGTCGCAACCGTCTTGTCGGAATATTGGCCGTTGGCGGGCGGCAGAAAACCGCCGGCAATCGCCTTCACACGGGCCGCCAGCGCCTTGTTGGCACGACCCATCACCGCATTCTGCTCGTGAATGATCGATGGCACGCCAAGCCCGGTCGAGGCAAGCAGCGGCGGCACGGTGGGATAACCGCCAAAGCCGACGACCGCAACCGGCTTCAGCTTCGTGATCAGCCGGCGCGCTGAACGCAGCCCTGTCCACAGCTTCCACAGCGAACGCGCCACGGAAATCGGGTTTTTCGAACCAATGGTGGCGGATGGAACGACGTGAATTTCTTCCGCCGGAAACTTTCCCGCATAACGCTCGGCACGGCTGTCGGTGACCAGATGCACCTGATAACCGCGCGCTTTCAGCGTGTGCGCCAAGGCCTCGGCTGGAAAGACATGGCCGCCGGTACCCCCGGCGGCGAGCAGAACAATACCCTTGCTCATGATCATTTACTCCGCAGGAACGCCGGAACCGACGCGGAAGAAGCTGCGCTCCTGCGCCCTCTTTTCCGGCCTGTGGCGT
This region of Agrobacterium tumefaciens genomic DNA includes:
- a CDS encoding D-alanine--D-alanine ligase, which encodes MGGKHVAVLLGGFSSERPVSLSSGNACALALEGEGYKVTRVDVGRDIAAVLGELRPDVAFNALHGPFGEDGTIQGILEYLAIPYTHSGVLASALAMDKAQAKKVAAAAGIPVADERVMNRFEFTSEHPLAPPYVVKPVREGSSFGVVIVKEDQSHPPQILTSSEWRYGDHVMVERYIHGRELTCGVLDGEALGVTEVVPLGHNFYDYDAKYAAGGSKHVIPAEISPKIYQKIQTLAVMAHRAIGCRGVSRSDFRYDDRFSEDGEVIWLEVNTQPGMTPTSLVPEMAAHAGRSFGNLVSWMVEDASCLR
- a CDS encoding MFS transporter, whose translation is MTDAISPVSPTAGNSNVVKTNSPARVLTASLVGTTIEFFDFYVYATAAVLVFPTLFFPNNDPMTALLASFATFSIAFFARPLGAVVFGHYGDRVGRKATLVAALLTMGVSTVVIGLLPSYETAGVLAPLLLALCRFGQGFGLGGEWGGAVLLATENAPPGKRSWYGMFPQLGAPVGLFLSSGVFWILLHFMSQEALLSWGWRIPFVASIILIAVGMWVRLSITETPAFQKAIEKEERVAVPVVELFRNHKRSLALGTFVALATFVLFYIGTAYLLSYNVKVLKIPFLDALEVQIMGSIVFGIFIPIAGKLAERFGRREILILTTVLIGLFSFLLPTLMTGGEGSIFIFAALAMTLMGMTYGLIGTALAAPFPTRVRYTGSSITFNMAGIFGASLAPYIATWLQVNYGMGYVGYYLCVSALITLACILLSRKDEV
- a CDS encoding GGDEF domain-containing protein; the protein is MSIFIADRVSGHFSRFLSELVAITTFTVATPDGWRRLDPVQSSFRLACLIASIAAVICVVAILTMAQLDLVSDLSNGLTIGLVLSTTISFTVGFLICWLNARQMQLLIQSHERFAQLSQTDALTGLHNRLGLYSNCVHLSTPYCVAFIDIDHFKSVNDSYGHLAGDMVISSVAKTIREGFDEAAHVARMGGEEFVVVHTLAPDRFLEQCEGVREKIATTTVHFQDLQISTTISIGVALRGNREIFEKVMHNADMALYEAKRGGRNRICSSGAKGGRQIIA
- the murB gene encoding UDP-N-acetylmuramate dehydrogenase, which gives rise to MRQVDGVKLLGRLGDGVKELRGRLTPDAPMDRVTWFRAGGLAEVMFQPHDTDDLVTFLKILPEDVPLTVVGVGSNLLVRDGGIPGVVVRLSAKGFGSVELSGENRIKAGAICPDKHIAAMAMDNGIGGFHFYYGIPGSIGGALRMNAGANGGETRERVVEVYAVDRQGNQHVLSNADMDYSYRHSGADAGLIFTGALFEGYPEDRAKIRADMDAVRHHRETVQPIREQTGGSTFKNPEGHSAWELIDEAGGRGLVIGGAQMSSLHCNFMINTGHATGYDLEYLGETIRKRVFEKSGIRLEWEIKRLGLFMPGREVEPFLGA
- the murC gene encoding UDP-N-acetylmuramate--L-alanine ligase, coding for MKMPKAIGLVHFIGIGGIGMSGIAEVLHNLGHRVQGSDQADSANVQRLRDKGIEVFVGHTADNLGDAEVVVVSTAIKKNNPELIAAREKHLPIVRRAEMLAELMRFRNAIAIGGTHGKTTTTSMVATLLEAGNLDPTVINGGIINAYGTNARMGEGEWMVVEADESDGTFLKLPADVAVITNIDPEHLDHYGNFDAVRAAFRQFVENVPFYGFGVMCLDHPEVQALVGRIEDRKVITYGENPQADVRFSNVRIDGTRSIFDVEIRRRRTGKIFSFTDLVLPMPGRHNVSNATAAIAVANRLGISEADIKKGLASFAGVKRRFTLTGEANGVQVFDDYGHHPVEIKAVLAAAREACKGRIIAVHQPHRYSRLSSLFDDFAHCFNDADTIILAPVYAAGEDPIEGASSEALVSAIKAAGHRDARFLEKREDLASMVAGIANPGDFVVLLGAGNITQWAAALPSELKSISGKSE
- the murG gene encoding undecaprenyldiphospho-muramoylpentapeptide beta-N-acetylglucosaminyltransferase — translated: MSKGIVLLAAGGTGGHVFPAEALAHTLKARGYQVHLVTDSRAERYAGKFPAEEIHVVPSATIGSKNPISVARSLWKLWTGLRSARRLITKLKPVAVVGFGGYPTVPPLLASTGLGVPSIIHEQNAVMGRANKALAARVKAIAGGFLPPANGQYSDKTVATGNPVRPAVLAASEIPYTPSQTGETFQLVVFGGSQGAQFFSSAVPAAICLLKDEQRKRIVVTQQARPEDKDSVISSYQKLGVKADVSPFFGDMASRIGEADLVISRSGASTVSELSVIGRPSILVPYPHALDHDQAANAAALSAAGGASVIKQAELSPQKLSGLLSSALSEPDRLSATAAAAKATGKPHAADVLADLVEAIASGKSVQEFKKNIEGVEA